One part of the Dioscorea cayenensis subsp. rotundata cultivar TDr96_F1 chromosome 2, TDr96_F1_v2_PseudoChromosome.rev07_lg8_w22 25.fasta, whole genome shotgun sequence genome encodes these proteins:
- the LOC120273617 gene encoding uncharacterized protein LOC120273617 yields MAEDNILSVLSEDLSEGSEIGEDDDSGESDDVMSDDNGPDDAMTLMQYQNESRRETLIRKGSQVSGSSLKKGRLETVDRIFSLIRSHHPSIFYLVETHANGARVDRFCGKFAKKWNWAALLADGLSGGIFIIWKKHLGLVTPIAVSRRALHLVISPSFNSSWILSVIYNSNKFVSQCALWTELSKITALNFPWLIIGDLNTIASPSEHRGGSFNYYSRKAHAFSNFIDSNNLLDLNFSGCRFTWCNNQVGLFRRWARLDRGLANLAWLSNFSSVFLFHLTRTISDHAPLLLSVSFIHQRRKFLFRFYNFWLDYLGCHDAVWEAWMVSPHDNPLHSFTHLLSRTRSNILLWRASGLTSLDADMKETEESIRSLELRDSLDSVSIDRLMECYNWFSILQHHNSLRWAQRAHLLWLKDGDHNTTFFHNSVRIHTHFNTISQVCDNSGNVVSEHSDIESMFVNFYSNLWSDSSEITFTNIFNALPDDLPSLSEHEASALTRRVTKDEVFASLQDLPSGKAPGPDGFNAEFYHFS; encoded by the exons ATGGCCGAGGATAACATCCTATCCGTCCTGAGTGAGGATCTCTCGGAAGGGAGCGAAATTGGTGAGGATGATGATTCTGGAGAGTCTGATGATGTCATGTCTGACGATAACGGACCGGATGATGCTATGACCCTCATGCAGTATCAAAATGAATCCCGCAGAGAAACCCTAATTCGTAAAGGGTCGCAGGTCTCTGGTTCATCCctgaagaagggaagactgGAA ACTGTTGATCGGATCTTTTCCTTGATCAGATCTCACCACCCGTCGATCTTCTATCTGGTTGAAACTCATGCTAATGGTGCCCGCGTCGATCGCTTTTGTGGTAAATTTGCTAAAAAGTGGAATTGGGCTGCCCTCCTAGCTGACGGTCTCTCTGGTGGGATATTCATTATCTGGAAAAAGCATCTTGGTCTTGTGACTCCTATTGCGGTCTCCCGCAGGGCGTTGCACCTTGTTATTTCTCCTTCTTTTAATTCCAGTTGGATTCTTTCTGTGATTTATAATTCTAACAAATTTGTTTCTCAATGCGCCCTCTGGACCGAACTCTCCAAAATCACTGCCCTGAACTTCCCTTGGCTCATTATCGGCGATCTTAACACCATTGCTAGTCCCAGTGAACATCGTGGGGgttcttttaattattactcGCGCAAGGCTCATGCTTTCTCTAATTTCATTGACAGTAATAATCTTCTGGATTTGAACTTTTCTGGTTGTAGGTTCACCTGGTGCAACAATCAAGTTGGTCTTTTCAGGCGCTGGGCCAGGTTGGATCGTGGTTTGGCTAACTTAGCTTGGCTTTCTAACTTTTCTtcggtttttctttttcatcttacTCGTACAATCTCTGATCATGCCCCTCTCCTTCTTTCAGTCTCTTTTATCCATCAGCGTCGTAAGTTTTTATTTCGCTTCTATAATTTTTGGTTGGATTATCTGGGTTGTCATGATGCTGTTTGGGAGGCCTGGATGGTTTCTCCTCATGATAATCCTTTACATTCCTTTACTCACCTTCTCTCTCGTACTCGGTCTAATATTTTGTTGTGGAGGGCCTCTGGTTTAACCTCGTTGGATGCTGATATGAAGGAAACCGAAGAATCTATTCGCTCCTTGGAGCTAAGGGACTCTTTGGATTCAGTGAGTATTGATCGTCTGATGGAGTGCTATAACTGGTTTTCCATTTTACAGCATCATAACTCTTTGAGGTGGGCTCAGCGTGCTCACTTGCTTTGGCTTAAGGATGGGGATCATAACACCACATTCTTTCATAATTCAGTTCGTATCCACACTCATTTTAACACTATCTCTCAGGTCTGCGACAACTCTGGTAATGTGGTATCTGAACACTCAGACATTGAGAGTATGTTcgttaatttttattctaatttgtGGTCTGATTCTTCTGAAATTACTTTTACTAATATCTTTAATGCCCTGCCTGATGATCTCCCTTCTCTTTCTGAGCATGAGGCTTCTGCCCTTACCCGGCGGGTTACTAAGGATGAAGTTTTTGCTTCCTTGCAAGACCTCCCCTCTGGTAAGGCTCCTGGCCCTGATGGTTTCAATGCTGAATTCTATCATTTCTCCTAG
- the LOC120273623 gene encoding receptor-like protein EIX2, producing MSTLNFLGYLNLSHNNLSGKIPSSTQLQSFDPSAYNWNHGLCGSPLQNCANGTHYSQVANEEEGNGDWTEMLWLYIGLAMGFIAGFWMIIGTIIIKQTIRNAYFRSIDKVHDWIYVKMVVCTLGG from the coding sequence ATGTCTACTTTGAACTTCTTGGGTTATTTGAATCTGTCGCACAACAATTTGTCAGGAAAAATTCCATCAAGCACTCAACTTCAGTCTTTCGATCCATCAGCCTATAATTGGAATCATGGTCTCTGTGGATCACCTCTTCAGAATTGTGCTAATGGGACACATTATTCCCAAGTCGCAAATGAGGAAGAAGGAAACGGAGATTGGACAGAGATGTTATGGCTTTACATAGGTCTTGCAATGGGATTCATAGCTGGCTTCTGGATGATCATCGGTACCATTATCATCAAGCAAACCATAAGAAATGCTTATTTCCGATCCATTGACAAAGTGCATGATTGGATATATGTGAAGATGGTTGTGTGCACTCTCGGAGGCTGA